ACCTGGTCTCCAGCCACGTGGACGAGGACGCGATCCGGCAGGTGCGCGCCGTCTTCGGCGCCCTCCAGGAGGGGATGCCGCAGGAGACGCGCGAACGGTTGGCCGCCGGGCTGCCGCCGGAGGTGGCCGACTGGTGGCGGGACCCCGCCTGAAGGCGGGGTCCCCGCTCAGGGCCCCTCGTCGCCGGCGCGGGCGGCCTCGAGGACGGCGGCCACCTCCGGGCGGGTGAACTCGCCGGGCAGTCGCTCGCCGCGGCGGAGCTTCTCGCGCACCTGGGTGCCGCTCAGGCTGAGGCGCTCCTCCGGGCCGTGGGGGCAGGTCTTGGCGGTGGCCATGCCGCCGCAGGAACGGCAATAGAAGGCGGCCTCGAAGCGGAGGATCTCGATGCCCAGCTCCCCCGGCTCGAAGAGGTCGAAGATGCGCTGCGCGTCGTAGGGCCCGTAGAAGCCGCCGACGCCGGCGTGGTCGCGCCCGACGATGAGGTGCGTGGCGCCGTAGTTGCGCCGCGCCACGGCGTGCATCAGCGCCTCGCGCGGGCCCGCGTAGCGCATGGAGGCCGGGTAGAGCGCCAGGAGGGCGCGCCCCGCCGGGAAACGCCGGCCGAGCGTCGCCTCATAGGCGAGGAGGCGCGTCTCCGCCGGCACCTCGCCGGGCCGCGTCTCGCCCACCAGGGGGTGGACGAGGAGGCCGTCGGCGATCTCCAGGGCGCACTTGAGCAGGTATTCGTGCGCGCGGTGGATGGGGTTCCGCGTCTGGAAGGCCACCACCCGCCGCCAACCCAGCCGGCGGAAGAGCGCGCGCGTCTCGGCCGGGCGCATGCGGTAGCGGGCCCAGCGCGGGGGCAGCCGCAGCGGCGGCTCCTCCAGCAGCCAGACGGGGCCGCCGACGGCCCACTCGCCCTGTTCCTCGAGACGGGCCACGCCGGGGTGAGAGCGGTCGCGCGTGCCGAAGACGAGCTCCGCCTCCCGCCGCCGGGGTGCGCGGAAGAGGCTCCGCACCTCCATCAGCGCCACCGGCCGCCCCCCCGCCTCCAGCCGGAGGCGCTGGCCGGGACGCGGCCGCCGGGCGGCGCCCAGGCCGTCCGGCAGGCGCAGGAGGAGCGGCAGGCCCCAGGGAAGCCCGCCGGCCAGGCGGAGGCGCTCCAGCACGGAGACGTAATCGGGCTCCTCCATGAAGCCCTCCAGCGGGCTGTAGCCGCCGTCGGCGAGGAGCTCCAGCTCGCCCCAGAGGTGCCGGGGCAGCTCCAGGGCCGGCAGCGAACGCGCCTCCGCCAGCGCCTCCTCCTGGCGCCCGGGCGGCAGGCGGCGGTCCACGAGGCGTCCGCCGTAGGGCGGCAGCGTCTCCCGTCCCGCCTCAGACATGGAGACCACACTCCGTCTTGCCCAGGCCGCGCCAGCGGCCGGCGCGCTCGTCCTCCCCCTCGGCCACCGGGGTGGTGCAGGGCTGGCAGCCGACGCTGGGGTAACCGCGGTCGTGCAGAGGGTGGTAGGGGAGGCAGCGCGCGCGCAGGTAGCGCCAGACGTCACCGCGCCGCCAGCGGGCCAGCGGGTTGACCTTGACCAGGCCGTGGCGCCGGTCCCACTCGACCACTCGTATGGCGCGGCGGGTGGGCGCCTGCTCGCGGCGAAGGCCGGTCACCCAGGCGGAGAGCGGCCGGAGCGCCCGCTCCAACGGCTCCACCTTGCGCAGCGCGCAGCAGAGGTCGGGGTCGCGCCGCCAGAGGGCCGGGCCGTAGAGCTCGGCCTGCCGCGCCAGGTCGAGGCGCGGGCGCAAGACCTCCAGCTCCAGGCGGGGGTAGGCGGCCCGGACGCGTTCCATCAGCGCGTACGTCTCCGGGAAGTGGAGGCCCGTGTCCAGAAAGAAGGCGCGCGGCCGCTCCTGCACCTGTGCCAGCAGATCGAGCACCACCATGTCCTCCGCGCCCAGGCTTGTGGCCAGGGCGATCTCCGGCGCCCAGCGCGCGACCGACCAGCGCAGGATCTCCTCGGCCGGCGCCTCCTCCAGCTCGGCGGCTGCCCGCTCCAGCTCCTCCGGCCGCGGGGGGCTCTCGATCACGGCGACTCCTCCTTCGTCCCCGAGGGAGAATGGAAACCGCCCCAGGGTACGGGGAAGCCGCCGGCGGCGAGCCTGACCGGAGAGGCGCCGGCCGGGATCAGGGCGCCAGCCGGAGCAGCGGCTCGCCGCGCTGGACGGCGTCGCCGGGCGCGCGCAGGATCGCCTCCACGCGCCCCTGCTGCGGCGCGGTGACCAGGTGTTCCATCTTCATGGCCTCGAGGACGAGGAGCGGCTGGTTCCGCTCCACGCGGTCGCCGGTGCGCACGCGCAGGGCGACCAGCGTGCCGGGAAGCGGGGCGGTGACCAGCGCCCGGGAGCCGTCCCCGCCGGCCGAGGCGTGCGTCGCCTCCGGCGCGGCGGCGCGGGCGGCGGCCCGGACCGGGGGCGGCGCGGCGGGCGCCGGTCGGAGCTCCCAGGCGCCCCCGCCCGGCTCCTCCACCTGCCAGCCGCCGCCGGCCAGGCGCCAGAGGCGGAGGCGGTGCCGGACGCCGGCCGGCATCGCCTCCAGGCGGAGCCAGAAGCCGCCCGGCGCCTCCTCCCGGCCGAGCAGGCGGTAGCGCCCGGACTCCGCCGCCGCGCCCTCGACCTCGGCGTCGAGCCGCTCCCCCTCGCCCCGCAGGCGGACCACCGGATCGCCGCCCGCGTCGCCCGGCACGCCCTGCCAGCGCGTCACGACGCCCTCGCCCTCCCGCCAGGGGCCCAGGCGGACGAAGGCGGAGCGCCCGTCCGCGCCCTCCGGCCGGGCGCCCGCGTCGCAGAGGCGACCGGCCAGGGCGGCGGCGGCCGCCGCGCGCGCCGGCGCCGCCGCCGGGCGCAGCAGCCCACGCTCCTCCAGGAAGCGCGTCGAGAGGTCGCCGGCGGCGAAGGCCGGATCGGCCGCCACCCGGCGGAGCAACGCCAGGTTGGTGGCCGGGCCCTCGATCTCCGTCGCCGCCAGCGCCTCCCGCAGGCGCTCCCGCGCCTCGCCGCGGTCCTCCCCGCGCGCCACCAGCTTGGCCAGGAGCGCGTCGTAGTGCGGGCCGACGCTCTCCCCCTCGGCGAAGCCGCTCTCCACACGCAGGCCCGGGATCCGGCCGGCGGGCAGCCGGAAGCGTTCCAGCCGGCCGGTGGAGGGGAGGAAGCCTTCCTCGGGCGACTCAGCGTAGAGGCGTACCTCCATGGCGTGGCCGCGCAGGCGCACCTCCTCCTGCCCCAGCGGCAGCGGCTCGCCCGCCGCCAGGCGGAGCTGGAGCGCCACCAGGTCGAGGCCGGTCACCTCCTCGGTCACCGGGTGCTCCACCTGGATGCGCGCGTTCACCTCCAGGAAGTGGAAGCCGCCGCCCTCGTCCAGCAGGAACTCCACCGTCCCCGCGCCGGCGTAGCCGACCTCCCGTGCCAGCGCCAGCGCGGCCTCGCCCAGCCGGCGCCGCAACCCCTCGTCCACCGCCGGGGAGGGGCTCTCCTCCACCAGCTTCTGGTGGCGGCGCTGGACGGAGCACTCGCGCTCGCCCAGGTGGACCCCCCGTCCCTCGAGGTCGAAGAGGAGCTGGACCTCCACGTGCCGCGGGCGCTCCAGGTAGCGCTCCAGGAGGAGGCGCCCGTCGCCGAAGGCGGCCTCCGCCTCGCGCCGGGCCGACTCCAGCGCCGCCGGCAGCTCCTCCCGCCGGCGGACGACCCGCATGCCCCGTCCGCCGCCACCCGCCGCCGCCTTGACCAGGAGCGGCCAGCCGATCCGCTCCGCCTCGGCCAGGAAGCGCTCCTCCGACTGCTCCTCGCCGTCGTAGCCCTCCAGCACCGGCACCCCCAGGCGGCGCGCCAGCCGGCGCGCGCGGCTCTTGTCGCCGAGCGCGCGCATCGCCCCGGGCGGCGGGCCGATCCAGACCAGGCCGGCCCGCTCCACCGCCTCCGCGAAGGCGGCCTCCTCCGCGAGGAAGCCGTAGCCGGGGTGGATCGCCTCCGCCCCCGTCTCCCGCGCCGCCGCCAGGATCCGCTCCGCGCTCAGGTAGCTCTCCCGCGCCGGCGCAGGCCCCAGGCGGACGGCGGCGTCGGCTTCGCGCACCCAGAGCGCCCCCGCGTCGGCGTCGGAGTAGACCGCCACCGTCTCCAGGCCGAGGCGCCGGCAGGCGCGCAGCACCCGGCGGGCGATCTCGCCGCGGTTGGCCACCAGCACGCGCCGGAAGGGCCGTCCCCGCCGCGCGCCCATCAGGCCGGGCCCCCCGCCTTCCTCGCCGCCCGCTCGAGGAAGCGCGGCACGTCCACCACGTAGCGCTCATGGCGCGCCTCCCCCACCCGCTCGAAGCCGTCCTCCGCCTCCACCTCGAAGAGGAGGCGCCGTCCCTCCACGCGGACCAGCCGCGCCCGCGCCGTCACCGTCAGCCCGGTGGGGGTCGGCGCCAGGTGACGCAACTCCACCGCCGTCCCCACCGTCGACTGGCCGGGCCCCAGATGGGGCGCGGTGGCGTTGAAGGCCGCCTCCTCCATGAGCGCCAGGAGGAAGGGCGTGCCGAAGACCGGCAGCGCCCCGCTGGCCGCCGCCGCCGCCGTCCGCTCCTCCGTCACGCGCACGCTGGCCACCCCCTCCAGTCCGGGCACCAGCCCCGGGGGCAGCGCCCCCGTCTCGCGCTCGCCGGGCATTCCCCGCTCCCTCCCGTCCGCAAGGCTACATGCGAAAGACGCCGAAACGGCGCCGCTCCCCTCCCTCTCCCCGCCCCCAGGGTCGCGCGGCGCCGCGCGCGGCCGCCGCCAGCCCCAGCGCCACCACCTGGCGCGTCTCGGCCGGGTCGATGATGCCGTCGTCCCAGAGCCGGGCGGTGGAGTAGTAGGGGTTCCCCTCCTCCTCGTACTTGGCCAGGATGGGCTCCTGGAAGGCGCGCCGCTCCTCCTCGCCCAGGCTCCGCCCCTGGCGCGCCAGCGCCTCCAGGCGGACGGTGAGGAGCGTGGAGGCCGCCTGGCGCCCGCCCATGACGCTGATGCGGGCGTTGGGCCACATCCACAGGAAGCGCGGCGAGTAGGCCCTCCCGGCCATGGCGTAGTTGCCCGCCCCGAACGAGCCGCCGATGACGACGGTCAGCTTGGGCACCTCCGCCGTCGCCACCGCCGTCACCATCTTCGCCCCGTCCTTGGCGATGCCGCGGTTCTCGTACTCGCGCCCGACCATGAAGCCGGTGATGTTCTGCAGGAAGAGGAGCGGGATGCCCCGCTGGTCGCAGAGCTCGATGAAATGCGCCCCCTTCAGGGCGCTCTCGGAGAAGAGGACGCCGTTGTTGGCCACGATGCCCACCGGATAGCCCATGATGCGCGCCCAGCCGGTCACCAGGGTGGTGCCGTAGAGCTCCTTGAACTCGTGGAAGCGGCTGCCGTCCACGAGGCGCGCGATCACCTCGCGCACGTCGTAGGACTGGCGCGGGTCGGCGGGCACGATGCCGTACAGCTCCTCCGGGTCGAAGGCCGGCGGCTCGGCCTCCGCCGCCTCCCAGGCCGGCGGCTCCGCCGGCCCCAGGTCGGCCACGATGCGGCGGAGCAGGGCGATGGCCTCGGCGTCGTCCTCGGCCAGGTAGTCGGTGACGCCGGAGAGGCGGCTGTGGACGTCGGCGCCGCCCAGCTCCTCGGCGCTCACCTCCTCGCCCGTGGCCGCCTTCACCAGCGGCGGCCCGCCCAGGAAGATGGTCCCCGTGCCGCGGACGATCACCGCCTGGTCGCTCATGGCCGGGACGTAGGCGCCGCCCGCCGTGCAGGAGCCCATCACCGCGGCGATCTGCGGGATCCCCTGGGCCGACATGCGCGCCTGGTTGTAGAAGATGCGCCCGAAGTGGTCGCGGTCGGGGAAGACCTCCGCCTGGAGCGGCAGGAAGGCCCCGCCCGAGTCGACCAGGTAGATGCAGGGCAGGCGGTTCTGCTCGGCTACCTCCTGGGCGCGCAGGTGCTTCTTGACCGTCATGGGGTAGTAGGTGCCGCCCTTGACCGTGGCGTCGTTGGCGACGATGACGCACTCGCGCCCGGCCACGCGGCCGATCCCGGTCAGGATGCCGGCCTGCGGCGCCTCGTCGCCGTACATGCCCCAGGCGGCCAGGGGGCTCAGCTCCAGGAAGGCGCTCCCCGGATCGAGGAGCGCCTCCACCCGCTCCCGCGCCAGCCACTTGCCGCGCTCCCGGTGGCGCGCCACCGCCTCCGGCTCGCGCTGCTCGCGCGCCGCGCGCAGGCGCCGGCGCAGCTCGTCCACCAGCGCCCGCATGGCAGCCGCGTTGGCCCGGTAGGCGGGATCGTCCGGGTCGACGGGCGTGCCGATGCGCCGGCCCTCGCCGCTCACCGCGCGCCCCCCCTGGCCCGGGCCGCCGGGGCGGCGCCGGCGCCGGCCGCGGCGGGCGCACCTTCGGCGCGCAGCCCGGAGAGGACCAGCTCGGCGCAGAGCTCGCCCAGCTCGCGCGCCGAGGCCGGGCCCTCGGGGTGGAACCACTGGTAGGGCCAGTTGGCCATGCCCATGATGGCGTAGACGGTCAGCTTGGGGTCGAGCGGGCGGAGGAGCCCGGCGCGCTGGCCGCGCTCCACCACCGCCTGGACCAGCGCGTCATAACGCCGTTTCTGGTCGGCGATGCGCCGGTACTGCTCGGCGGGCAGCGAGCCCTTCTCCTGGAAGAAGACGGTGACGATGGCGCGGTTGCGGATGACGAACTCCACGTGGGCGACCAGGATGGCGCGGAGACTCTCCACCGGGTCGAGCCCTCGCGCCAGGATCTCCTCCAGCTGGCCCAGCAGGCGGCTCATCACCCGGCCGTAGATCTCGCTCAGCAGCTCCTCCTTGGAGCGGATGTAGTGGTAGAGGGCGGGCCGGGTCACCCCGAGGCGCGCGGCCACCTCGGCCAGGGTGCTGTTCCGGTACCCCTTCTCGCGGAAGAGCTCCGCCGCCACCTGGATGATCTCCTCGCGGCGGAGCGCGTGCTGCGTGCCCACGCCGGCCTCGGCCACCGGCCTCCCCTCCTCGTCTTACGCGTCGGTCAAGAATTCCACGGCCGGAGGGGAGCTCCTGCCCGCGGGCGTGGACGGGGGCGCGGGCGGCAGGAGAGGAGCATAGAGAAAGCGAAGAAGGGACGCGGCTTCACGGCCAGGGCGCGAGGGCGGCGGAGGCCGGGGGCGCGGAGGAGGGAAGCGGGTGGTCGAGGGATTTTCGACTCTTGCGTCAGATCTCCTGACCGAGGCCCAGGAGCTGCTGGCGGCGAGCGCCCTGGAGTGGGCGCGGGCCGAGGTGGAGCCGCGGGCGGCGGAGATGGATGCGCGCGACGAGCTGCCGGCGGAGATCTGGCGGGGGCTGGCCGAGCAGGGCTTCCTGGGGCTGGGGATCCCGGAGGAGTACGGGGGGAGCGGCGGGAGCCTGCTGGACGGCCTGCTGGTCTGCGAGCAGCTGGCGCGCGTCTCCGGCGGGCTGGCGCTCTCCTACGGGGCGCACCTCAACCTCTGCGCCCACAACCTCTACCGGAACGGCAGCGAGGCGCAGCGGCGGCGCTTCCTGCCCGGGCTCGCCTCCGGCGAGCGGGTGGGGGCGCTGGCGCTGACCGAGCCGGACGCCGGCTCGGACGCCGTCGCCATCCGCACCGTCGCGCGCCGCGAGGGCGACGGCTACGTCCTGGACGGGAGCAAGATCTTCATCACCAACGGTCCGGTGGCCGACCTGCTCATCGTCTACGCCAAGACCGCGCCGGAGCGAGGGGCGCACGGGATCAGCGCCTTCCTGGTGGAGGCGGGGACGCCCGGCTTCCGCGTCGTCCGGAAGCTGGAGAAGATGGGCATGCGCGGCTCGCCCACCGGCGAGCTCCTCTTCGACGGCTGCCGCCTGCCGGCGGAGAACCTGCTGGGCGAGGAGAACGGCGGCGTGGCGGTGATGATGTCGGGGCTCGACCTGGAGCGGGCCTTCCTGGCCGGCCTCTCGCTCGGCTTGGCGGAGGAGGCGCTGGCGCGCTCCCTCGCCCACGCGCGCGAACGGCGCCAGTTCGGCCTGCGCATCGGCGACTTCGAGTTGGTCCAGGCCAAGCTGGCCGACATGTACGCCGAGGTGGAGGCGGCCCGCCTGCTCGTCTACCGGACCGCCCGCCTGGCGGAGGAAGCCTTCCGGCAGAAGCGGAGCGTCCACAAGGAGGCGGCCGCCGCCCTCCTCTTCGCCTCGGACGTGGCCATGCGCGCCACCGACCAGGCCGTCCAGATCCACGGAGGCTACGGCTACCTGCGCGACCTGCCGCTGGAGCGGATGATGCGCGACGCCAAGCTGATGCAGATCGGCGCCGGCACCTCCGAGATCCGCCGCCTCATCATCGGCCGCGAACTGGTGGGGCCGCGCCAGGCCGCCGGCGCGCGCCGCCGGGCGCCGGACGCCTAGGGCGGAAGAGCGGGGTGCCCCCCGGGGCCGCCGAAGGGGCCGAAGGCGCCGAAGGCGCGCCCGAGCCGCCCCTCCACCAGCGCCTCCGCCTCGCCCGGCCGCCAGGGGCGGCGGCGGGGGGCGCGGCGGAGCAGCTCCAGGACCTCCTCCGGCGCCACGGGGCCTCCGGGGTGGGCCAGAAAGCCGGCGCAGAAGGAGTACCAGCCCAGCCGGACCAGGCGGAGCGCCGCCACCCGGGCCCCGTGGCCGTTCCGGCCGGCCAGGCTGCCTGCGTCCAGCACGAGCCAGCCGCCCGCCTGGAGGAGGTAGCGGCTCAGCTCGGCCTGCCTCTGCACCTCGGGGTGGAGCTCGGGAGCGAA
The sequence above is drawn from the Bacillota bacterium genome and encodes:
- a CDS encoding DUF2267 domain-containing protein, with amino-acid sequence MVSSHVDEDAIRQVRAVFGALQEGMPQETRERLAAGLPPEVADWWRDPA
- the sat gene encoding sulfate adenylyltransferase, translated to MSEAGRETLPPYGGRLVDRRLPPGRQEEALAEARSLPALELPRHLWGELELLADGGYSPLEGFMEEPDYVSVLERLRLAGGLPWGLPLLLRLPDGLGAARRPRPGQRLRLEAGGRPVALMEVRSLFRAPRRREAELVFGTRDRSHPGVARLEEQGEWAVGGPVWLLEEPPLRLPPRWARYRMRPAETRALFRRLGWRRVVAFQTRNPIHRAHEYLLKCALEIADGLLVHPLVGETRPGEVPAETRLLAYEATLGRRFPAGRALLALYPASMRYAGPREALMHAVARRNYGATHLIVGRDHAGVGGFYGPYDAQRIFDLFEPGELGIEILRFEAAFYCRSCGGMATAKTCPHGPEERLSLSGTQVREKLRRGERLPGEFTRPEVAAVLEAARAGDEGP
- a CDS encoding phosphoadenylyl-sulfate reductase; translated protein: MIESPPRPEELERAAAELEEAPAEEILRWSVARWAPEIALATSLGAEDMVVLDLLAQVQERPRAFFLDTGLHFPETYALMERVRAAYPRLELEVLRPRLDLARQAELYGPALWRRDPDLCCALRKVEPLERALRPLSAWVTGLRREQAPTRRAIRVVEWDRRHGLVKVNPLARWRRGDVWRYLRARCLPYHPLHDRGYPSVGCQPCTTPVAEGEDERAGRWRGLGKTECGLHV
- a CDS encoding ATP-grasp domain-containing protein; the protein is MGARRGRPFRRVLVANRGEIARRVLRACRRLGLETVAVYSDADAGALWVREADAAVRLGPAPARESYLSAERILAAARETGAEAIHPGYGFLAEEAAFAEAVERAGLVWIGPPPGAMRALGDKSRARRLARRLGVPVLEGYDGEEQSEERFLAEAERIGWPLLVKAAAGGGGRGMRVVRRREELPAALESARREAEAAFGDGRLLLERYLERPRHVEVQLLFDLEGRGVHLGERECSVQRRHQKLVEESPSPAVDEGLRRRLGEAALALAREVGYAGAGTVEFLLDEGGGFHFLEVNARIQVEHPVTEEVTGLDLVALQLRLAAGEPLPLGQEEVRLRGHAMEVRLYAESPEEGFLPSTGRLERFRLPAGRIPGLRVESGFAEGESVGPHYDALLAKLVARGEDRGEARERLREALAATEIEGPATNLALLRRVAADPAFAAGDLSTRFLEERGLLRPAAAPARAAAAAALAGRLCDAGARPEGADGRSAFVRLGPWREGEGVVTRWQGVPGDAGGDPVVRLRGEGERLDAEVEGAAAESGRYRLLGREEAPGGFWLRLEAMPAGVRHRLRLWRLAGGGWQVEEPGGGAWELRPAPAAPPPVRAAARAAAPEATHASAGGDGSRALVTAPLPGTLVALRVRTGDRVERNQPLLVLEAMKMEHLVTAPQQGRVEAILRAPGDAVQRGEPLLRLAP
- a CDS encoding thioesterase family protein, translated to MPGERETGALPPGLVPGLEGVASVRVTEERTAAAAASGALPVFGTPFLLALMEEAAFNATAPHLGPGQSTVGTAVELRHLAPTPTGLTVTARARLVRVEGRRLLFEVEAEDGFERVGEARHERYVVDVPRFLERAARKAGGPA
- a CDS encoding methylcrotonoyl-CoA carboxylase translates to MRALVDELRRRLRAAREQREPEAVARHRERGKWLARERVEALLDPGSAFLELSPLAAWGMYGDEAPQAGILTGIGRVAGRECVIVANDATVKGGTYYPMTVKKHLRAQEVAEQNRLPCIYLVDSGGAFLPLQAEVFPDRDHFGRIFYNQARMSAQGIPQIAAVMGSCTAGGAYVPAMSDQAVIVRGTGTIFLGGPPLVKAATGEEVSAEELGGADVHSRLSGVTDYLAEDDAEAIALLRRIVADLGPAEPPAWEAAEAEPPAFDPEELYGIVPADPRQSYDVREVIARLVDGSRFHEFKELYGTTLVTGWARIMGYPVGIVANNGVLFSESALKGAHFIELCDQRGIPLLFLQNITGFMVGREYENRGIAKDGAKMVTAVATAEVPKLTVVIGGSFGAGNYAMAGRAYSPRFLWMWPNARISVMGGRQAASTLLTVRLEALARQGRSLGEEERRAFQEPILAKYEEEGNPYYSTARLWDDGIIDPAETRQVVALGLAAAARGAARPWGRGEGGERRRFGVFRM
- a CDS encoding TetR/AcrR family transcriptional regulator, giving the protein MAEAGVGTQHALRREEIIQVAAELFREKGYRNSTLAEVAARLGVTRPALYHYIRSKEELLSEIYGRVMSRLLGQLEEILARGLDPVESLRAILVAHVEFVIRNRAIVTVFFQEKGSLPAEQYRRIADQKRRYDALVQAVVERGQRAGLLRPLDPKLTVYAIMGMANWPYQWFHPEGPASARELGELCAELVLSGLRAEGAPAAAGAGAAPAARARGGAR